In a single window of the Olivibacter sp. SDN3 genome:
- a CDS encoding DUF5074 domain-containing protein, translating into MRKFLSFFSYLLLTITLLTSCSKSDENPIPDEISGKYTNGFFLLNEGWFGHNPGDINFYHYDGDSISFDIFSKENEGATLGGPGNTLQNGILFQGKLYMVVKVGGPLVAADAQTMKETGRIAQLPGNNGQSFVGINETTGLLGTGDGLYALNLENLALGDKIADIEGTIGDMIATSQYTFIISSNGLLYVLNNNDFTVVKEISGPISGFVQTKNGIIWAAGGEILYGVHSNDLEVEEVKLPFNFTGSVGAWRAGSITYSPHEDAIYLTKLISWASGTEIYRYLKGNPASLDMPFIRVPDGQWIYGSIRYDEKSQNLIVPVVKSGFGNNYSYNQILFYNAFGAAIKKISYEGFYFPALPVLVN; encoded by the coding sequence ATGAGAAAATTTTTATCTTTTTTTTCCTATTTACTCCTCACTATTACATTACTTACCTCCTGCTCAAAAAGTGACGAGAATCCTATTCCAGATGAAATTTCAGGTAAATACACAAATGGCTTCTTTTTATTAAACGAGGGTTGGTTCGGACATAACCCGGGGGACATTAATTTTTACCATTATGATGGTGACAGTATATCTTTCGACATTTTTTCAAAGGAAAATGAGGGAGCAACCTTGGGAGGACCTGGAAATACGCTTCAAAATGGAATACTATTTCAGGGGAAGTTGTATATGGTTGTAAAAGTTGGCGGGCCTTTGGTGGCCGCTGATGCACAAACTATGAAAGAAACAGGCCGAATAGCGCAATTACCCGGTAATAACGGTCAAAGTTTTGTTGGAATAAATGAAACCACAGGTTTACTGGGAACGGGAGACGGTCTGTATGCATTAAACCTGGAAAATTTAGCATTAGGAGATAAAATAGCTGATATCGAAGGTACAATCGGAGACATGATCGCAACCAGCCAATACACCTTTATCATCTCCAGTAATGGGCTGCTTTACGTTTTAAATAATAATGATTTTACTGTAGTAAAAGAAATATCGGGACCGATTTCCGGTTTCGTACAAACAAAAAATGGTATAATATGGGCTGCCGGTGGGGAAATTCTATATGGAGTTCATTCGAATGATCTTGAAGTAGAAGAAGTAAAGCTTCCTTTTAACTTCACGGGATCCGTTGGAGCATGGCGTGCAGGCTCAATTACTTATTCGCCTCACGAAGATGCTATATATCTAACGAAGCTCATCTCTTGGGCTTCTGGAACAGAGATTTATCGGTATTTAAAAGGAAATCCAGCCTCTCTAGATATGCCCTTTATTAGGGTTCCCGATGGACAATGGATTTACGGTTCTATCCGGTATGATGAAAAATCACAAAATTTAATTGTACCTGTGGTAAAGTCAGGTTTCGGTAATAATTACAGCTACAACCAGATTTTGTTTTACAATGCTTTCGGAGCAGCAATTAAAAAAATAAGTTACGAAGGCTTTTATTTCCCCGCATTACCAGTATTGGTTAACTAG
- a CDS encoding AI-2E family transporter — protein sequence MADSTNKKPYSYELAASLLSMVLIIAVLYFLQSVLVPLMFSILIAISLFPVARFLEKYNFHRALSSIIAVILSIVVISGLIWFIIHQVIVIGHNGADLQNKFMTIFNTIQQWITVRFGVEPGEITEKVKELSNEALSHAGTYLSAAFGSVGGILAGVVIVPLFSFFLLYYRDFFREFFFHAFKGTPQSKVHETLNKIYTVVQSYLLGLVTVMAIVAVLNTVGLMVLGVQYAWFFGTLASLLMLLPYIGIAIGSILPALFALATKDSYWYAIGVVAWFQVVQFLEGNLITPNIVGGKVSINPLMAVIAILLGGMLFGLAGLILALPLTAVIKVLFDAIPSMKAFGFLIGEPEKYHLKKHSTMVLIKRWQLKDKLKEKNDDAH from the coding sequence ATGGCTGACTCGACTAACAAAAAACCTTACTCTTACGAGCTAGCGGCAAGCTTACTTTCAATGGTATTGATTATTGCCGTTCTTTATTTTCTTCAGAGTGTATTAGTTCCTCTGATGTTCTCTATCTTGATTGCAATTTCTTTATTTCCGGTAGCCCGGTTTCTGGAGAAATATAATTTCCATAGAGCATTATCTTCTATTATCGCTGTTATACTTTCCATCGTAGTTATTTCTGGGCTTATCTGGTTCATTATACACCAGGTTATTGTTATAGGGCATAACGGTGCGGATTTACAGAATAAGTTCATGACCATTTTCAACACCATCCAGCAATGGATAACGGTTAGATTTGGCGTCGAACCCGGTGAAATTACCGAGAAAGTAAAAGAATTGTCTAATGAGGCGCTATCTCATGCCGGGACTTACCTGTCGGCTGCTTTCGGATCGGTAGGAGGTATTTTAGCTGGTGTAGTTATTGTACCGCTATTTTCCTTTTTTCTACTTTATTACAGAGATTTCTTTCGCGAATTTTTCTTCCATGCATTTAAGGGCACTCCCCAAAGTAAAGTACATGAAACTTTAAATAAAATATACACCGTTGTGCAGAGCTATCTACTTGGACTAGTAACTGTAATGGCGATTGTTGCCGTGCTCAACACGGTAGGACTCATGGTTTTGGGGGTACAATACGCTTGGTTCTTTGGAACACTCGCGTCACTTCTTATGCTCCTTCCCTATATTGGCATTGCTATCGGATCCATTCTCCCGGCTTTATTTGCATTAGCTACCAAAGACAGTTATTGGTACGCTATCGGAGTGGTAGCTTGGTTTCAGGTGGTACAGTTTCTTGAGGGAAATTTAATTACACCGAATATTGTTGGCGGTAAGGTAAGTATTAATCCGCTCATGGCTGTTATTGCCATTCTCTTAGGTGGCATGTTATTTGGTTTGGCTGGTTTAATTTTAGCACTACCACTTACGGCCGTAATTAAAGTATTGTTTGACGCGATACCTTCAATGAAAGCCTTTGGATTTTTGATCGGTGAACCCGAAAAATATCATTTGAAAAAACACTCCACAATGGTATTAATTAAAAGATGGCAGCTTAAAGATAAGTTAAAGGAAAAGAATGATGACGCTCATTAA
- a CDS encoding DNA topoisomerase 3 yields MRVIITEKPSVARDLAKVFGATIKRDGYIEGTGYFFTWAFGHLLQLAPPQDYGYIGWKAKNLPMVPQRLRLTVRKVKTKDGLIEDPSIRKQLNIIKMLFDVCTEIIVATDAGREGELIFRYIYRYLQCKKPFRRLWISSQTDNAIKEGFRNLKPGQDYDTLFYSAHCRSESDWLVGMNATQALSVSAGARSVLSLGRVQTPTLGMICARYLGHKNFVPKTYYQLSILLQKDDQLFKAISKKNYNDKAEAAKILHSVEDVGTGFPNGAIILSVETKSKKEQPPLLHDLSSLQQEANKKRGLTADETLAIVQRLYEEKLVTYPRTGSQYIGDDVFATIPSLLEKQQNHPQFGKHAGYLLNHKLNRRSVNAKKVTDHHAILPTGERAGNLSTEKQAIYDMIIGRMLEAFHEVCTKDLTKITIKSGTMFVANGTVLRSAGWRSIYNESDENDKELENNKLPLVEEGNHLPIIRKELNEKQTKPKPLYTEASLLKAMETAGKEIEDEELRYAMKGSGLGTPATRASIIETLIKRSYILRQKKNLVPTDTGLAVYDIVKDKKIAQAELTGQWEKRLEEIREGASVKLFREEIKNYTKAITNELLIAGKSLSPVISGGAKQ; encoded by the coding sequence ATGAGAGTTATTATTACGGAAAAGCCTTCGGTCGCACGTGATTTAGCAAAGGTATTTGGAGCTACAATCAAGAGGGATGGTTACATTGAGGGTACAGGATACTTTTTCACTTGGGCCTTCGGACATTTGTTGCAGCTCGCGCCTCCACAGGATTACGGTTACATCGGGTGGAAGGCTAAAAACTTACCTATGGTACCGCAAAGGCTCAGGTTAACGGTTCGTAAGGTAAAAACCAAGGATGGATTAATAGAAGACCCCTCTATAAGAAAACAGTTGAATATCATTAAAATGTTATTTGATGTTTGCACAGAGATTATCGTAGCGACTGATGCCGGGAGGGAGGGTGAGCTAATTTTTAGGTATATCTATAGATATCTACAGTGTAAAAAACCTTTTAGACGCTTATGGATATCTTCTCAGACTGACAATGCTATTAAAGAAGGGTTTAGGAACCTTAAGCCCGGACAGGATTATGATACGTTATTTTATTCAGCACATTGTCGGTCCGAATCTGATTGGTTGGTAGGGATGAACGCAACTCAAGCTTTAAGCGTGTCAGCTGGTGCCAGGAGCGTTTTATCTCTAGGACGTGTTCAGACGCCAACATTAGGCATGATCTGCGCCCGATATTTAGGGCATAAAAATTTTGTTCCTAAGACTTACTACCAATTAAGTATTCTACTCCAAAAAGACGATCAACTGTTTAAGGCGATATCAAAAAAAAATTACAACGATAAAGCAGAAGCAGCGAAAATATTACATTCGGTGGAGGATGTAGGGACAGGATTTCCGAATGGAGCCATTATTCTTAGCGTTGAGACCAAATCAAAAAAAGAACAGCCCCCCTTGTTGCACGATTTGAGTAGTTTGCAGCAAGAGGCAAATAAGAAAAGAGGGTTAACTGCGGATGAAACACTTGCTATTGTCCAACGTTTATACGAAGAAAAATTAGTTACGTACCCACGTACGGGCAGTCAATATATAGGAGATGACGTATTTGCAACTATCCCATCATTATTAGAAAAACAACAAAACCATCCGCAATTCGGTAAACATGCAGGCTATCTACTTAACCATAAACTTAACAGGCGCAGTGTCAATGCCAAAAAAGTAACTGATCATCACGCTATATTACCAACCGGGGAAAGGGCGGGAAACCTGTCAACTGAAAAACAGGCAATATATGATATGATAATCGGAAGGATGTTAGAGGCTTTTCATGAAGTTTGTACGAAAGATTTAACAAAAATAACCATAAAATCCGGTACAATGTTCGTAGCGAATGGAACAGTTCTTCGTTCAGCGGGTTGGCGGTCGATTTACAATGAGTCTGACGAGAATGATAAGGAGCTAGAAAACAATAAGTTACCCCTAGTGGAAGAAGGTAATCACTTACCTATTATTAGAAAGGAACTAAACGAAAAACAAACTAAACCGAAACCGCTATATACAGAGGCTTCTCTACTGAAAGCTATGGAAACTGCTGGGAAGGAGATAGAAGATGAAGAGCTTCGGTACGCAATGAAAGGAAGTGGGTTAGGAACTCCCGCTACTAGGGCTTCTATTATTGAAACGCTCATTAAAAGAAGTTATATTCTTAGACAAAAGAAAAATTTAGTACCAACAGATACTGGTTTGGCTGTTTACGACATTGTAAAAGACAAGAAGATAGCACAGGCAGAGCTAACCGGACAATGGGAAAAGCGTTTGGAGGAAATTCGGGAGGGGGCTTCCGTTAAACTGTTCAGAGAAGAAATTAAAAACTATACAAAGGCAATAACCAATGAATTATTAATCGCAGGGAAAAGTTTAAGTCCTGTGATATCAGGAGGGGCGAAACAATAA
- a CDS encoding zinc-dependent peptidase gives MLFLTFFFIAITTTIIVLYLIERYKLSRNANNAKKQYRSYRLLIEDRVSFYKRLDATNKNRFLTEVSAFLSSVKIEGVGTNVDDLDRILVASSAIIPIFSFQGWRYPNLTNVILYPDAFDKHFQFEGTHHNTLGLIGTGYMNGQMLLSKKALHSGFSTFSKNSNTAIHEFVHLIDKSDGSVDGVPEHLLENVYVIPWIKLMHREMQAIAKGNSEIDSYALTNEAEFFAVASEYFFENPDRLNKKHPALFEMLTKIFKTTS, from the coding sequence ATGCTTTTCCTGACATTCTTTTTTATTGCTATAACTACCACAATAATCGTATTATATTTAATCGAAAGGTACAAGTTATCAAGAAACGCTAACAACGCAAAGAAACAATATCGCTCATATCGATTGCTCATTGAGGATCGTGTAAGTTTTTATAAGCGATTAGATGCCACAAATAAAAACCGGTTCTTAACTGAGGTTTCAGCGTTTCTGAGCAGCGTCAAGATTGAAGGTGTAGGTACTAACGTAGATGATTTAGATAGAATCCTTGTAGCCTCAAGTGCAATAATTCCCATATTTTCATTTCAGGGATGGCGTTACCCTAACTTAACGAACGTAATTCTGTACCCAGACGCCTTCGACAAGCATTTTCAATTTGAAGGAACACATCACAACACGTTAGGCTTGATCGGAACTGGCTATATGAACGGACAAATGCTTTTGTCGAAGAAAGCGTTGCATAGTGGTTTTTCTACCTTTTCAAAAAACAGCAACACGGCTATACATGAATTTGTTCATTTAATAGATAAGAGCGATGGAAGTGTTGATGGCGTACCCGAGCATCTATTAGAAAATGTTTACGTTATACCATGGATAAAACTCATGCACCGGGAAATGCAGGCAATAGCAAAAGGAAATTCCGAAATTGATTCATATGCCTTGACAAATGAGGCTGAATTTTTTGCAGTTGCATCGGAATATTTTTTTGAAAATCCAGATCGTCTTAACAAAAAGCATCCGGCCCTTTTCGAGATGTTAACAAAGATCTTTAAGACCACTTCTTAA
- a CDS encoding NADP-dependent glyceraldehyde-3-phosphate dehydrogenase, with product MEFKDQLKSMFKSEHEIPVEFALSEEIHQREYLCNGEMLQWKGPYSEVYSPVCLPDTHGNLQRKFIGTYPICTEKEAMEALDAAVNAYDNGRGEWPTMGVSGRIKCLQKFVFKMNEQRNLVVKLIMWEIGKSYIDATKEFDRTVDYINATIDALKDVDRQSSRFEIEEGVVAQIRRSPIGVVLCMGPFNYPLNETFTTLIPAIIMGNTLLFKPPKHGTLLHYPLLKAFQESFPKGVVNTIYGRGANTTPGLMKTGKINVLAFIGSSKVANDLKKSHPKINRLRAVLSLDAKNAAIVTKNADITLSVNEIVLGALSFNGQRCTAIKIVFVHKDIVKDFLDALNKSIALLKFGMPWEEGITLTPLPEPGKPDYLKDCIADAKQWGAEVMNENGGESIGTFVYPAVVYPVNEKMKLYREEQFGPIIPIIPFDSIEEPIKYQIESPHGMQVSIFSNNAKEIASLIDPFVNLVSRVNINSQCQRGPDKFPFTGRKDSAEGTLSVVDALRSFSIRSLVATKMSKTNKQLINDIVNNQDSNFLSTNFIF from the coding sequence ATGGAATTTAAAGACCAATTGAAATCAATGTTTAAATCGGAGCATGAAATACCGGTTGAATTTGCTCTCTCAGAAGAAATTCATCAAAGGGAGTATTTATGTAACGGAGAAATGCTCCAGTGGAAAGGACCGTATAGTGAAGTATATTCTCCTGTTTGTTTACCAGACACACATGGGAACCTTCAACGAAAGTTTATTGGCACTTACCCTATCTGTACAGAAAAGGAAGCGATGGAAGCGCTTGATGCGGCCGTTAATGCGTATGATAACGGACGTGGAGAATGGCCAACCATGGGGGTAAGTGGTCGCATTAAATGTCTTCAAAAATTTGTGTTCAAAATGAATGAACAACGAAATTTAGTTGTTAAGCTCATCATGTGGGAAATAGGAAAATCATATATAGATGCTACCAAAGAATTTGACCGCACGGTAGATTACATAAATGCTACCATTGACGCCTTAAAAGACGTCGATCGCCAATCCTCAAGATTCGAGATTGAAGAAGGCGTTGTTGCGCAAATAAGACGTTCACCTATAGGAGTAGTACTATGCATGGGTCCCTTTAATTATCCGTTAAATGAAACATTCACTACACTCATTCCTGCAATTATTATGGGAAATACGTTACTGTTTAAACCGCCAAAACACGGAACACTCTTACATTATCCGTTGCTAAAAGCATTTCAGGAATCTTTTCCAAAAGGGGTCGTAAACACTATTTATGGCAGAGGGGCAAACACAACTCCCGGATTGATGAAAACAGGAAAAATAAATGTGTTAGCTTTTATAGGATCTAGTAAAGTAGCGAACGATTTAAAAAAAAGCCATCCAAAAATTAACCGGCTAAGAGCGGTATTGAGCTTGGATGCTAAAAACGCAGCGATAGTAACAAAAAATGCGGATATAACGCTTTCTGTCAACGAAATTGTCCTAGGAGCATTATCGTTTAACGGGCAACGGTGTACCGCTATTAAAATAGTATTTGTACACAAAGATATTGTAAAAGATTTTTTAGATGCACTTAACAAATCTATTGCTCTATTAAAGTTTGGGATGCCTTGGGAAGAAGGTATTACGCTAACGCCACTACCAGAACCTGGAAAACCAGACTATTTAAAGGACTGTATAGCAGATGCTAAGCAATGGGGAGCGGAAGTAATGAATGAGAACGGTGGTGAAAGTATTGGCACATTTGTGTATCCAGCAGTTGTATATCCTGTGAACGAAAAAATGAAACTATACAGAGAAGAACAATTCGGTCCTATTATACCGATAATTCCATTTGACTCCATTGAGGAGCCGATTAAGTATCAAATAGAATCTCCGCATGGGATGCAGGTAAGTATTTTTAGCAACAATGCTAAAGAAATCGCTTCTTTGATAGATCCTTTTGTAAACCTGGTAAGCCGAGTAAATATAAATAGCCAATGCCAAAGAGGCCCAGATAAGTTTCCTTTTACCGGGCGTAAAGATAGTGCTGAAGGAACTTTATCTGTTGTGGATGCCTTACGTTCGTTCTCGATACGCTCTTTAGTGGCAACAAAAATGAGTAAAACCAACAAGCAGCTGATCAATGATATCGTTAATAATCAAGATTCGAATTTTCTTAGCACAAATTTTATTTTCTAA
- a CDS encoding pitrilysin family protein codes for MIDREKAPNYNDISEFKLLEPVKETLNNGIDLFVFNSGEQDLVRIEWVFDNLSVAGANPLYNVALSAMLLEGTKKLSGAEIAEKIDFYGAFLQPEYSFDHTSLTLYVLNRYVGELLPMLKDILTNSIIPSKELDTYIRNNKQSLAVSLNKTDFIARRTFNKSIFGDTKYGFSPTLSDYDNLERELLLTLLKQQISSDNCTIFIAGKVESKTIDTISAFFGGTWGAAEPNIRVKDAYIFNTFSSDITLVEKTTALQSAIRIGNLAINRTDPDFSVFQLVNTILGGYFGSRLMNNIREDKGYTYGIGSGIGALKHGAFFTIATEVGVEVTAATLEEIEKEINRLKSEKVPLEELNLVKNYIAGTFLGSLENVFSHVDKFKNIYFNGLDMNFYTRHLAIIKNSDTEDILMTANKYLHYDRMAKIVVGKIS; via the coding sequence ATGATTGATAGAGAAAAAGCGCCGAATTATAATGATATTAGTGAATTTAAATTACTGGAACCCGTCAAGGAAACATTGAATAACGGAATAGATTTATTTGTTTTCAACTCCGGCGAGCAAGACTTGGTACGAATAGAATGGGTTTTTGATAACTTAAGCGTCGCCGGTGCAAATCCATTGTATAATGTGGCGCTATCAGCGATGCTGCTTGAAGGAACCAAAAAGCTTTCAGGAGCTGAAATAGCAGAAAAAATCGATTTCTATGGAGCTTTCTTACAACCGGAATATTCTTTCGATCATACCTCTCTCACCTTGTATGTCTTAAATAGATATGTGGGTGAGTTGTTACCAATGTTGAAAGACATCTTGACTAACAGCATTATTCCTTCGAAGGAGCTAGATACCTATATACGTAATAACAAACAATCGCTTGCTGTATCTTTAAATAAAACGGATTTTATCGCTCGAAGAACCTTTAATAAAAGTATATTTGGTGATACTAAATACGGTTTTAGCCCTACATTAAGCGATTATGATAACCTAGAAAGAGAACTGTTGCTTACACTTCTTAAACAGCAAATTTCATCAGATAATTGTACCATATTTATTGCAGGAAAGGTTGAATCCAAAACTATCGATACTATTTCAGCATTCTTTGGAGGAACTTGGGGAGCAGCTGAACCTAATATACGGGTAAAAGACGCATATATTTTTAATACTTTTTCGTCAGATATAACATTGGTTGAAAAGACGACAGCGTTGCAGTCCGCAATACGCATAGGTAACTTGGCCATCAACAGAACAGATCCAGATTTTTCGGTTTTTCAATTGGTGAATACGATATTGGGCGGATATTTTGGGTCAAGACTAATGAATAATATCAGGGAAGATAAAGGCTATACTTACGGTATAGGCTCCGGAATTGGAGCTTTGAAACACGGCGCCTTTTTTACAATAGCTACGGAAGTCGGAGTAGAAGTAACTGCGGCTACGCTGGAGGAAATTGAGAAAGAAATAAATCGTCTAAAAAGTGAGAAGGTGCCCTTAGAAGAGTTAAATTTAGTGAAAAACTACATCGCTGGAACTTTTCTTGGTTCTTTGGAAAATGTTTTTTCTCATGTGGATAAATTCAAAAACATCTATTTTAATGGCTTAGATATGAATTTTTACACACGGCATTTGGCGATAATAAAAAATAGCGATACGGAAGATATTTTGATGACAGCTAATAAATATCTCCATTATGATCGTATGGCAAAAATAGTCGTTGGGAAAATTAGTTAA
- a CDS encoding pitrilysin family protein produces MITYNRFTLDNGLRVLVHEDTTTPMVVVNTLYDVGARDEDPNKTGFAHLFEHLMFGGSVNIPQFDLPLQRVGGESNAFTNNDITNYYITLPAVNVETAFWLESDRMLSLAFNEKSLDTQRNVVCEEFKQRYLNQPYGDVWLKLRALAYQEHPYRWATIGKELAHIENTTMDEVKAFFKKHYHPRNAILVVSGNVKTSEVKKYVEKWYGDIPTREKYLRKLPVEPAQANARREVCHGNVPVNSLYMAFHMAERGASAYYAADLISDILSRGQSSRLYRRLLKEHALFSEINAYLLGSIDKGLFIIEGKPLIHVSIEEAENAIWQELEELKTTYIMDYELAKVKNKVESTLVFGEMSILDKAMNLAYFELLGSAELLNDEINKYRSITAESIQLQAKEIFKKENSSTLVYIANTHD; encoded by the coding sequence ATGATAACATACAATCGTTTTACTTTAGATAACGGTTTAAGAGTTTTGGTGCATGAAGACACAACAACTCCCATGGTTGTTGTCAATACCTTATATGACGTTGGTGCGAGGGATGAAGATCCTAATAAAACAGGTTTCGCACATTTGTTTGAACATTTGATGTTTGGGGGATCAGTAAATATCCCTCAATTCGATCTGCCTTTACAACGCGTAGGAGGGGAGAGCAATGCCTTCACAAATAATGACATCACAAACTATTATATTACGTTGCCCGCTGTTAATGTAGAAACGGCATTTTGGTTGGAGAGTGATCGAATGCTTAGTTTGGCGTTTAATGAGAAGAGTTTAGATACTCAACGTAACGTAGTTTGCGAAGAATTTAAGCAACGGTATCTCAATCAGCCCTACGGTGACGTCTGGTTGAAATTGCGTGCGCTAGCATATCAAGAACATCCTTACCGATGGGCTACAATTGGAAAAGAGCTCGCACACATCGAGAATACTACCATGGACGAGGTAAAGGCTTTTTTTAAGAAACACTATCATCCTCGGAATGCAATATTAGTCGTTTCTGGGAATGTGAAAACGTCGGAAGTTAAAAAATATGTAGAGAAATGGTATGGTGATATACCTACGCGCGAAAAATATCTGAGAAAACTTCCAGTGGAGCCGGCTCAGGCTAATGCCAGAAGGGAAGTGTGCCATGGCAATGTTCCTGTAAATAGTCTATATATGGCTTTTCATATGGCAGAGCGTGGCGCTTCTGCTTATTACGCAGCCGATTTGATTTCCGATATACTCTCACGAGGTCAGTCATCCAGATTATATAGACGACTTTTAAAAGAGCACGCATTATTTAGTGAAATAAATGCTTACTTACTGGGGAGTATTGACAAAGGTTTATTCATCATTGAAGGGAAGCCGTTAATACATGTATCAATAGAAGAAGCAGAAAATGCCATCTGGCAAGAACTCGAAGAGCTAAAGACAACATATATTATGGATTATGAATTAGCAAAGGTTAAAAATAAAGTCGAGTCAACGTTGGTTTTCGGTGAAATGTCTATTTTAGACAAGGCAATGAATTTGGCCTATTTTGAATTACTGGGCAGTGCTGAACTGTTAAATGATGAAATAAACAAATACCGAAGTATAACTGCTGAATCCATTCAGTTACAAGCAAAGGAAATATTTAAAAAGGAAAATTCATCAACCTTAGTTTACATAGCAAATACACATGATTGA
- a CDS encoding 1-aminocyclopropane-1-carboxylate deaminase/D-cysteine desulfhydrase yields the protein MPKFAENLDMELSFDFHSPVEPLKFNLFEKYNLTVHIKRDDMIHPFISGNKWRKLKYTLLDAKKENKTHLVTFGGAWSNHLLATAAAAAKFGFTSTAYVRGESVENQNLNLCKLFGMELKFVSRENYRNKENIFNKYHRQDSTTYFINEGGASVHALKGCVEIIDELPFAYDHIFTACGTGTTLAGLAIGVKNNRLHTRLNGVPVLANGAFLYEDINRLDNTIKDVMLHTDYHFGGYAKTKPALLTFIKHFVSKTGILIEPVYTGKMLFCLFDLIEKKYFPPNSSILVLHTGGMTGILGKLDSFGFNH from the coding sequence TTGCCTAAGTTTGCAGAAAACTTAGATATGGAGCTTTCTTTTGATTTTCACAGTCCCGTAGAACCATTAAAGTTCAATTTATTTGAAAAATATAATCTAACCGTGCATATCAAAAGAGATGACATGATCCATCCATTCATATCCGGAAATAAATGGCGAAAACTGAAATATACGTTACTTGATGCAAAAAAAGAGAATAAAACACATTTGGTAACTTTCGGCGGAGCTTGGTCAAACCATCTTTTAGCTACCGCGGCGGCTGCTGCAAAGTTTGGATTTACCAGTACAGCTTATGTTCGTGGCGAATCTGTAGAAAATCAAAATCTTAACCTTTGCAAACTTTTCGGCATGGAACTCAAATTTGTAAGTAGAGAGAACTATCGAAATAAAGAAAATATCTTTAATAAATACCATAGACAAGATAGTACCACTTATTTCATAAATGAGGGTGGAGCTTCTGTTCATGCTCTTAAAGGATGTGTCGAAATTATTGACGAACTCCCGTTTGCATATGATCATATATTCACTGCATGCGGTACTGGTACTACATTAGCAGGTCTTGCGATAGGGGTAAAAAATAACCGCTTGCATACACGACTTAATGGCGTGCCGGTGCTTGCCAACGGTGCTTTTTTATATGAAGATATTAATCGTTTAGATAATACTATTAAAGATGTCATGCTGCACACCGATTATCATTTTGGCGGTTATGCGAAAACAAAGCCAGCGCTTCTAACTTTTATTAAGCATTTTGTCAGCAAAACAGGGATATTAATAGAACCTGTATATACGGGCAAAATGCTTTTCTGTCTTTTCGATTTAATTGAAAAAAAGTACTTCCCTCCAAACAGCAGCATACTAGTTCTCCACACTGGAGGAATGACTGGGATATTAGGCAAACTTGACTCATTTGGATTCAATCATTAG